A single Crateriforma conspicua DNA region contains:
- a CDS encoding glycoside hydrolase family protein — protein MKRITLPLMLLATLLFSSVAKANEWAIETADDWATSVETVSGATLADGSVSPTGQFARLSTIVHTSDQKLSARSLRIEQSPIWQNWNPIENLGPANLADALVLLTVGPNDYWMFGRYRAAKTKGKKGQGKVPPQPIKPQPATLEGFDVPLLTTPFPNQYDAPGGLQSGRGGYHAWQSRDMKHWVHHGPVTEGFSKWVTSAEWVDGKAYIYYDFPNDQDPHVYVDDDLFDGVPGKNMGLAVKDPSHGSDAGFIRDLEGNMHVIIEDWTPISANKRSWDSPLAGHAVSSNGIDDFRFMDPPVDHRTNPTGKIGKYKHPHWMKEDPENYPTNVAEYDIHHPEQEAYGDWAAICVGGQYYLFGDYDPVGGHQMSVGWFTAPSINEPFTWCGNIGNGHPDPDIAFAEGRFYLATQQSTDFVSPGPWVETVEARVGVDTNNDQVIDQWTDWDEVKERYDYIPGFSKQIKRTPATMDSSELPAGFGFQVQLRLTDSTDNPSKPIIDRMTLVFAN, from the coding sequence ATGAAACGCATCACTTTACCGCTAATGTTGTTGGCGACGCTGTTGTTTTCCTCGGTCGCGAAAGCAAACGAATGGGCCATTGAAACCGCCGATGATTGGGCAACCAGTGTCGAAACGGTATCAGGAGCTACCTTAGCTGATGGGTCCGTTTCGCCCACCGGACAATTCGCACGCCTCAGCACCATCGTCCACACCTCGGACCAGAAACTGTCGGCCCGGTCACTTCGCATTGAACAGTCGCCGATTTGGCAAAACTGGAACCCGATCGAAAATCTTGGCCCTGCCAACCTTGCCGACGCTCTCGTTCTGTTGACAGTGGGGCCGAATGACTACTGGATGTTTGGTCGCTACCGCGCTGCCAAAACGAAAGGAAAGAAAGGGCAGGGCAAGGTACCGCCACAACCCATTAAGCCTCAACCAGCAACTCTGGAAGGGTTTGATGTACCCTTGTTGACGACGCCATTTCCGAATCAGTATGACGCGCCGGGAGGCCTGCAATCTGGAAGGGGTGGATATCACGCCTGGCAAAGTCGCGACATGAAGCATTGGGTGCACCATGGTCCGGTCACCGAGGGCTTTTCGAAGTGGGTGACCAGCGCCGAATGGGTCGACGGAAAAGCCTACATCTATTACGACTTTCCGAACGATCAGGATCCGCATGTCTATGTCGACGACGATCTGTTCGATGGAGTTCCGGGCAAGAATATGGGGCTTGCCGTGAAGGACCCGTCACACGGAAGTGATGCCGGGTTCATCCGAGACCTGGAAGGAAATATGCATGTCATTATTGAAGACTGGACTCCGATTAGTGCCAATAAACGCTCCTGGGATTCGCCACTGGCGGGCCACGCGGTCAGTTCGAATGGTATCGATGATTTCCGATTCATGGATCCGCCGGTGGATCATCGTACCAATCCGACTGGGAAGATCGGAAAATACAAGCATCCTCATTGGATGAAGGAAGACCCGGAAAACTATCCGACCAATGTGGCGGAGTACGATATTCACCATCCCGAGCAGGAGGCCTACGGTGATTGGGCGGCGATCTGTGTTGGTGGTCAGTACTATCTGTTCGGAGACTACGATCCCGTCGGCGGTCATCAAATGAGCGTGGGCTGGTTCACTGCACCCTCGATCAATGAGCCCTTCACCTGGTGCGGTAACATCGGAAACGGCCACCCCGATCCGGATATCGCGTTTGCCGAAGGTCGGTTTTATCTTGCCACCCAACAGAGTACGGATTTCGTTAGTCCTGGTCCCTGGGTTGAAACGGTGGAAGCACGCGTTGGTGTTGACACCAACAATGATCAGGTGATCGATCAATGGACCGATTGGGACGAAGTGAAGGAGCGATACGATTACATCCCGGGCTTTTCAAAGCAAATTAAGAGAACGCCCGCCACAATGGATTCATCTGAACTGCCAGCAGGTTTCGGGTTCCAGGTCCAACTGCGTTTAACGGACTCCACGGATAATCCATCTAAGCCGATCATTGATCGGATGACTTTGGTATTCGCAAACTGA
- a CDS encoding alpha/beta hydrolase, with amino-acid sequence MRKIDNDGNGTFEKAESVRTWKRYQQLDADGDDRLTVQELGSDRTGYLQTGGRRSLDVVYKTIGNRELLLDLYYPTGMNPSDRCPVIIYTHGGGWAAGSKQGAARGSFAKVFLDLVGRGFAVASVDYRLCKPDSGVAMRDCVIDCKDAVRYLAKHSDSLGLDAGEFFVMGDSAGGQIAQMLLLSPPESLSGDPVLASTTFQLIAGVSWYGPCDFERMDLFNHDDRPDFRDRFEPRILGTSGGSDAVAAKPESLDIKLQRYREISPVNYLMGDSPPLLMIQGDKDTTIPVKHAYYTKERAEAVSAPVEIMIVRNAGHNWRMVDAEIDPSRKAIESRTVQFFVDHRQ; translated from the coding sequence ATGCGAAAGATTGACAACGACGGAAACGGCACTTTCGAAAAGGCGGAAAGTGTTCGTACTTGGAAGCGGTATCAACAGTTAGACGCCGATGGAGACGACCGCTTGACCGTACAGGAATTGGGTAGCGACCGAACCGGCTACTTGCAAACCGGTGGCCGGCGAAGCTTGGATGTTGTTTACAAGACCATTGGGAATCGGGAACTGTTGTTGGATCTGTACTATCCCACCGGAATGAATCCCAGCGATCGTTGTCCCGTCATTATCTATACCCATGGCGGCGGATGGGCCGCCGGAAGCAAACAAGGTGCCGCCCGAGGATCATTCGCGAAAGTGTTCCTGGATCTTGTGGGTCGCGGATTTGCCGTCGCATCAGTGGACTATCGGTTATGCAAGCCCGATAGTGGTGTCGCCATGCGCGATTGTGTCATCGACTGCAAGGATGCTGTTCGCTATCTAGCAAAGCATTCAGATTCGCTGGGTTTGGATGCGGGAGAGTTTTTTGTGATGGGCGATTCTGCGGGAGGCCAGATCGCACAAATGCTGTTGCTTTCCCCACCAGAAAGTCTTTCCGGCGATCCGGTCCTCGCGTCAACGACCTTCCAATTGATTGCGGGTGTCTCTTGGTACGGTCCCTGCGATTTTGAGCGAATGGATCTATTCAATCATGATGACCGACCAGACTTTCGAGATCGATTTGAGCCTCGCATTTTGGGGACCAGTGGTGGTTCCGATGCCGTGGCAGCGAAACCCGAATCGCTGGATATCAAGTTGCAGCGGTACCGTGAAATCAGTCCGGTGAACTATTTGATGGGTGACAGTCCTCCTTTGTTAATGATTCAGGGGGACAAGGATACAACCATTCCAGTGAAGCACGCCTATTACACAAAAGAGCGTGCGGAGGCTGTTTCCGCACCTGTAGAAATAATGATCGTTCGGAATGCTGGGCACAATTGGCGAATGGTTGATGCGGAGATTGATCCGTCTCGAAAGGCGATTGAGAGTCGTACCGTCCAGTTTTTCGTAGATCATCGTCAATAG